A single genomic interval of Microbacterium oleivorans harbors:
- a CDS encoding ABC transporter ATP-binding protein, which produces MTIIQERRPDASADAAGSDVLLEVRGLTVEYAGATGAVRACADVTFDLQRGEILGVVGESGSGKSTLITALTRLQRPPAVTTAGSVVYHPREGGAGIDLVTLSPRPLRGLRWTRLSIVLQSAMDALNPVTRVGEQFVDVLRTHDRSMSRAAAWDEARRLLGLVGISADRARSFPHELSGGMRQRATIALALACRPELVVMDEPTTAVDVVMQRQILAQVLRLRRELGFAVVFVTHDLSLLLELADRIAVMYAGRIVELAASREIYRSPLHPYTQGLRDSFPPLHAPIERLEGIPGTPPDLRLLPAGCPFAPRCAHAFDRCRSELPLLTAHGERSVACHLREPEEVRP; this is translated from the coding sequence ATGACGATCATCCAGGAGAGGCGGCCGGATGCGTCCGCGGATGCCGCGGGCTCGGACGTGCTGCTCGAGGTGCGCGGGCTCACGGTCGAGTACGCCGGCGCCACGGGCGCGGTGCGCGCGTGCGCGGACGTCACCTTCGACCTGCAGCGCGGCGAGATCCTCGGCGTCGTCGGCGAGTCGGGCTCGGGCAAGTCGACGCTCATCACGGCCCTCACCCGGCTGCAGCGGCCCCCTGCGGTCACGACGGCGGGAAGCGTCGTCTACCACCCGCGCGAGGGCGGTGCGGGCATCGACCTCGTGACGCTCAGCCCGCGGCCGCTGCGAGGCCTCCGGTGGACCCGCCTGTCGATCGTGCTGCAGAGCGCGATGGACGCCCTGAACCCCGTGACGCGCGTCGGCGAGCAGTTCGTCGACGTCCTGCGCACCCACGACCGCTCGATGAGCCGGGCCGCGGCCTGGGACGAGGCCCGTCGCCTCCTCGGGCTCGTCGGCATCTCCGCCGACCGTGCCCGGAGCTTTCCCCACGAGCTGTCGGGCGGGATGCGCCAGCGCGCGACCATCGCCCTCGCCCTCGCCTGCCGGCCCGAGCTCGTCGTCATGGACGAGCCGACGACGGCGGTCGACGTCGTGATGCAGCGCCAGATCCTCGCGCAGGTGCTGCGGCTGCGGCGCGAGCTCGGCTTCGCGGTGGTCTTCGTCACCCACGACCTGTCTCTGCTCCTCGAGCTCGCCGACCGCATCGCCGTGATGTACGCGGGGCGCATCGTCGAACTCGCCGCATCGCGCGAGATCTACCGCTCGCCGCTGCATCCCTACACGCAGGGACTCCGCGACTCGTTCCCGCCGCTGCATGCCCCGATCGAACGGCTGGAGGGCATTCCCGGCACACCTCCCGACCTGCGGCTGCTTCCCGCCGGATGCCCGTTCGCGCCGCGCTGCGCCCACGCGTTCGACCGCTGCCGCTCCGAGCTGCCGCTGCTCACCGCGCACGGCGAGCGGTCCGTCGCCTGCCATCTGCGCGAACCCGAGGAGGTCCGCCCATGA
- a CDS encoding ABC transporter ATP-binding protein has protein sequence MSPSTIGPDPVLEAVGVTKHFTVTSGLGAKATVHAVEDITLRLVPGRVTAVVGESGSGKTTLARLLARFYEPTSGSIRLEGRPVGRPTGQAELAYRKAVQLIFQDPFGSLNPLHRVRHNIDRAIRLHHRGLSRADRLARARELLERVALTPADDYLEKFPHELSGGQRQRVVIARALAVEPRVLLGDEPISMLDVSIRLEMLNLLDRLRREDGLALLYITHDIASARYLCDDIVVMYAGRIVETGPKEAVIGDPQHPYTKLLIESSPDPHRIDLGADAHSDADRDRDAVFGSADDLGEPPSLIDPPSGCRFHPRCPFAMEQCRTTRPPRIEVGPDHGADCWLHDVGRGHELAGSSMTQLVSRTLTEEVP, from the coding sequence ATGAGCCCGTCCACGATCGGACCCGACCCGGTGCTCGAGGCCGTCGGCGTCACCAAGCACTTCACCGTCACCTCCGGGCTCGGCGCGAAAGCGACCGTGCACGCCGTCGAGGACATCACCCTCCGGCTCGTCCCCGGGCGCGTGACAGCGGTGGTGGGCGAGAGCGGCAGCGGCAAGACGACGCTCGCGCGTCTCCTCGCCCGCTTCTACGAGCCCACCTCGGGCAGCATCCGCCTCGAAGGACGGCCCGTCGGGCGCCCGACCGGCCAGGCCGAGCTGGCCTACCGCAAGGCCGTGCAGCTGATCTTCCAAGACCCCTTCGGGTCGCTCAACCCGCTGCACCGCGTGCGGCACAACATCGACCGGGCGATCCGTCTGCACCACCGCGGGCTCTCCCGCGCCGACCGGCTGGCCCGGGCGCGCGAGCTCCTCGAGCGGGTCGCGCTGACCCCCGCCGACGACTACCTCGAGAAGTTCCCGCACGAGCTCTCGGGCGGACAGCGTCAGCGCGTGGTGATCGCGCGCGCCCTCGCCGTCGAACCGCGCGTCCTCCTCGGCGACGAGCCGATCTCGATGCTCGACGTCTCGATCCGGCTCGAGATGCTGAACCTGCTCGACCGGCTCCGCCGCGAGGACGGTCTCGCGCTGCTGTACATCACCCACGACATCGCGAGCGCGCGCTACCTGTGCGACGACATCGTCGTGATGTACGCCGGTCGCATCGTCGAGACGGGCCCCAAGGAGGCGGTGATCGGCGACCCGCAGCATCCGTACACCAAGCTGCTCATCGAGTCGTCGCCCGACCCCCACCGCATCGACCTGGGCGCTGATGCGCACAGCGACGCCGATCGCGATCGCGACGCGGTCTTCGGGTCCGCCGACGATCTGGGCGAGCCCCCGAGCCTCATCGACCCGCCGAGCGGATGCCGCTTCCACCCGCGGTGCCCGTTCGCGATGGAGCAGTGCCGCACGACGCGTCCACCCCGCATCGAGGTCGGACCGGATCATGGCGCAGACTGCTGGCTGCACGACGTCGGTCGCGGGCACGAGCTCGCCGGTTCATCGATGACGCAGCTCGTCTCCCGCACCCTGACCGAGGAGGTCCCGTGA
- a CDS encoding LacI family DNA-binding transcriptional regulator, giving the protein MTTPSTRPRSIRQSDVARLAGVSQSAVSRVISGDAARIPDETRQRIHEAIAELGYVPNPVARNLRGARTQLLGVHTFEPLFPHAREGFYFEFLLGIEQRAEETGHDLVLFSSTGDGAGGRRIYRDETNRLRIADGSVLLGVSPDRDELAKLWREGYPFIHIGRRDVPGADIPCIIPDYRSAASEIVERLHGLGHRRLAYLRDSIDVEPYEDRRAGYAEAVTRLGIADASPGHREGRAGVPDEVVAALADGRCTAAVAESERVAGELRSRLAERGVDIPGDVSVAVLEDTSAADVRWDDLRIPRQEIGRIAVDRLIEMVDDPDAARGSTFVACEVVAGGTVARAREERG; this is encoded by the coding sequence GTGACCACGCCCAGCACCCGCCCGCGCTCCATCCGCCAATCCGACGTGGCCCGCCTCGCGGGAGTCTCGCAGTCGGCGGTGTCGCGCGTGATCAGCGGTGACGCCGCGCGCATCCCGGACGAGACCCGGCAACGCATCCACGAGGCGATCGCCGAGCTCGGCTACGTGCCCAACCCGGTCGCGCGCAACCTCCGGGGCGCGCGCACGCAACTGCTGGGAGTGCACACCTTCGAGCCGCTCTTCCCGCACGCCCGCGAGGGGTTCTACTTCGAGTTCCTGCTCGGCATCGAGCAGCGCGCCGAGGAGACGGGCCACGACCTCGTGCTGTTCAGCTCGACCGGCGACGGCGCCGGGGGACGGCGGATCTACCGCGACGAGACGAACCGGCTGCGCATCGCCGACGGCAGCGTGCTGCTGGGCGTGTCGCCCGATCGCGACGAACTGGCCAAGCTCTGGCGCGAGGGGTATCCGTTCATCCACATCGGCCGCCGCGACGTGCCCGGAGCCGACATCCCGTGCATCATCCCCGACTACCGATCGGCAGCGTCCGAGATCGTCGAGCGGCTGCACGGTCTCGGGCACCGCCGGCTGGCGTACCTGCGCGACTCGATCGACGTCGAGCCGTACGAGGACCGTCGCGCGGGCTATGCCGAGGCGGTCACCCGTCTCGGCATCGCGGATGCGTCGCCCGGTCACCGGGAGGGACGGGCGGGAGTGCCCGACGAGGTCGTCGCTGCGCTCGCCGACGGGCGCTGCACCGCCGCTGTGGCCGAGAGCGAGCGCGTGGCGGGCGAACTCCGCAGTCGACTGGCCGAGCGCGGGGTCGACATCCCGGGCGACGTCTCGGTGGCCGTCCTCGAGGACACCAGCGCCGCCGACGTGCGGTGGGACGACCTCCGCATTCCGCGCCAGGAGATCGGCCGCATCGCCGTCGACCGCCTGATCGAGATGGTGGACGACCCGGATGCCGCCAGAGGGAGCACGTTCGTCGCGTGCGAGGTGGTCGCCGGTGGGACCGTCGCCCGCGCCAGGGAGGAGCGAGGATGA
- a CDS encoding FAD-dependent oxidoreductase, with translation MTEPIDLLIIGGGVGGVAAAITATRLGLRVVMTEESGRLGGQLTSQAVPPDEHAWIEQPTTSPSYAEFRRRVRDYYRRNYPVTAEAAAEPILNPGRGIVSRLCHEPRVADAVIDEILAPWLATGRLRVLREHEPVAVEVSGDRVEAVVVRDRAGTETILIAPIVVDATELGDLLELARVEHVIGAEGVDDTGELHAPAVADPMDQQAVSWCFAIEHREGEDHVGDRPVRYEHWRTHVDSFWPGPQLSWTDIEPIGLHERTRPLFQEVDTPDVPFDLWRYRRVLAADNFTGGIADVTLVNWPQIDYWEAPLLGVDPAAADRARSASRELSESFLYWMQTEAPRHDGGAGYPGLRLRGDVTGTADGFADRVYIREARRAVTEFRVLEQHVGVQARGAGAGSAVFDDSVGLGHYRIDLHPSTAGRTYVDIESYPFQIPLGALLPVRVDNLLPAAKNIGSTHITNGCYRLHPVEWSIGEAVAALAAVALAERVPPRAVRAQPRLLDDLRRVLTDRLGVTLRWPDEVRTHHWKPRERAREVVPSR, from the coding sequence ATGACCGAGCCGATCGATCTGCTCATCATCGGAGGCGGTGTGGGCGGCGTGGCCGCGGCCATCACGGCGACGCGCCTGGGCCTGCGGGTCGTGATGACCGAGGAGTCGGGACGGCTCGGCGGACAGTTGACCTCGCAGGCGGTCCCGCCCGACGAGCACGCCTGGATCGAGCAGCCGACGACATCGCCGAGCTACGCGGAGTTCCGCCGGCGCGTTCGGGACTACTACCGCCGCAACTACCCCGTGACGGCCGAGGCCGCCGCCGAGCCGATCCTCAACCCGGGGCGGGGCATCGTCAGCCGGCTCTGCCACGAGCCGCGCGTCGCCGACGCGGTCATCGACGAGATACTCGCGCCGTGGCTCGCGACCGGGCGTCTGCGCGTCCTGCGCGAGCACGAGCCGGTCGCCGTCGAGGTCTCGGGCGACCGGGTCGAGGCGGTGGTCGTCCGCGACCGCGCGGGGACCGAGACCATCCTCATCGCGCCGATCGTCGTCGACGCCACCGAGCTGGGAGACCTGCTCGAGCTCGCGCGGGTCGAGCACGTCATCGGGGCTGAGGGCGTCGATGACACCGGTGAGCTGCACGCTCCCGCGGTGGCCGACCCGATGGATCAGCAGGCGGTCTCGTGGTGCTTCGCGATCGAGCACCGCGAGGGCGAGGACCACGTCGGCGACCGCCCCGTGCGCTACGAGCACTGGCGGACGCACGTCGACTCCTTCTGGCCCGGCCCGCAGCTGTCGTGGACCGACATCGAGCCGATCGGGCTGCACGAGCGGACCCGGCCGCTGTTCCAGGAGGTCGACACGCCCGACGTGCCCTTCGACCTGTGGCGGTACCGGCGCGTGCTCGCCGCCGACAACTTCACCGGCGGGATCGCGGACGTGACGCTGGTGAACTGGCCGCAGATCGACTACTGGGAGGCGCCGCTCCTCGGGGTCGACCCCGCGGCGGCCGATCGGGCGCGCTCGGCGAGCCGTGAACTGTCGGAGTCGTTCCTGTACTGGATGCAGACCGAGGCGCCCCGTCACGACGGCGGCGCCGGGTACCCCGGGCTCCGACTGCGTGGAGACGTCACCGGCACCGCCGACGGCTTCGCCGACCGGGTCTACATCCGCGAGGCGCGGCGCGCCGTCACCGAGTTCCGCGTGCTCGAGCAGCACGTCGGGGTGCAGGCCCGCGGTGCGGGAGCGGGGAGCGCCGTGTTCGACGACAGCGTCGGGCTCGGGCACTACCGCATCGACCTGCATCCCTCGACGGCGGGGCGCACCTACGTCGACATCGAGTCGTACCCGTTCCAGATCCCGCTGGGCGCGCTGCTGCCGGTGCGCGTCGACAACCTGCTGCCGGCCGCCAAGAACATCGGCTCGACCCACATCACCAACGGCTGCTACCGGCTGCATCCGGTGGAGTGGAGCATCGGCGAGGCGGTCGCGGCGCTGGCCGCCGTCGCGCTCGCCGAGCGGGTGCCGCCGCGCGCCGTCCGGGCGCAGCCGCGTCTGCTCGACGACCTGCGCCGGGTGCTGACGGACCGCCTGGGTGTCACGCTGCGCTGGCCGGACGAGGTTCGCACGCACCACTGGAAGCCGCGGGAGCGAGCCCGCGAAGTCGTCCCGTCGCGCTGA
- a CDS encoding ABC transporter permease translates to MRASLLRNGKVLFGVIVLAFFVLLALLGPVLLSVLGLDARANDISAIAAPPSAAHPLGTTQFGQDVLAQVIEGARGSMFVGFLGAAIGTAIAIVVGVPAGYFGGTTGNLLNFLTNIFLVMPVLPLIFVVAGYLQGTGLVMIAIIIGVFGWAGGARTLRAQAMSVRNRDFVQAMRMLGEPHRRLIFVEVLPHLYGWIASMFLGGLIGAVMAEAGLAFLGVSDSSAISWGTMIQAAQQQSAVLRGLWWWFVPPGLCIALVGTAAALINFGVDELANPKLRAASRRVAKRTASVRRAAAALETTGAERA, encoded by the coding sequence ATGCGCGCCTCCCTGCTCCGCAACGGAAAGGTGCTCTTCGGGGTGATCGTGCTGGCGTTCTTCGTGCTGCTCGCACTGCTCGGTCCCGTGCTCCTGTCGGTGCTGGGCCTCGACGCCCGCGCCAACGACATCTCGGCGATCGCCGCACCCCCCAGCGCCGCGCATCCGCTGGGCACGACCCAGTTCGGGCAGGACGTGCTCGCCCAGGTCATCGAGGGCGCCCGGGGCTCGATGTTCGTGGGCTTCCTCGGGGCCGCGATCGGCACCGCCATCGCGATCGTCGTGGGCGTGCCGGCGGGCTACTTCGGCGGGACGACGGGCAACCTGCTGAACTTCCTCACCAACATCTTCCTGGTCATGCCGGTGCTGCCGCTGATCTTCGTCGTCGCCGGCTACCTGCAGGGAACGGGCCTGGTCATGATCGCGATCATCATCGGGGTGTTCGGCTGGGCGGGCGGTGCCCGGACGCTCCGCGCGCAGGCGATGAGCGTCCGCAACCGCGACTTCGTCCAGGCCATGCGGATGCTGGGCGAGCCGCACCGCCGCCTCATCTTCGTCGAGGTGCTGCCGCATCTGTACGGCTGGATCGCGTCGATGTTCCTCGGCGGCCTGATCGGCGCGGTCATGGCCGAGGCAGGCCTCGCCTTCCTCGGGGTCTCGGACTCGTCGGCGATCAGCTGGGGCACCATGATCCAGGCCGCGCAGCAGCAGAGCGCCGTGCTGCGCGGGCTGTGGTGGTGGTTCGTGCCGCCGGGCCTGTGCATCGCGCTGGTCGGCACGGCCGCCGCGCTCATCAACTTCGGCGTCGACGAGCTCGCGAACCCCAAGCTCCGGGCGGCGAGCAGGCGGGTCGCCAAGCGCACCGCGTCGGTGCGCCGCGCGGCCGCGGCGCTGGAGACGACCGGCGCAGAGAGGGCATGA